AAGGTTTTTAAAATAGTTCTGCTGTAATTATATTAGAATAGAAGTTGTTCCAAATCCAGTTCTATTGTTTCCTGGTTAGTCTTTGATCCAAATCTCATGCCCATTGTCTCATATATGTATCCTGGTTCTGATCCAGGTTTAAACAAAGGTTATAGACTTGCAATTATGCAAGTTAAACAGATTTTCCCACTTGTTCTCCAATTTTGTATTAGTACCACTCCAGCCCATTCCCACAAAGTGGTTTAAAGGAACGTAACTTACAGACAGACTTGCAGGAATATGGGATATTATATACTGAGAGCACAGGGAAGCAACATTTGCTTCTTTGAAAAGTCAGACAACTTTCTCCACTCTTCATTCCTTACTGATTAAAGCAAATACTTTCAAAGGGCAACACTTCAAAAACCAGCTCATTGCAAAAGGAATTGTCTTTTTTAGACTAAATACATTTCAAAGGAAGTAGAAAATAGGTTTAACTTGGTAATAATTGTAATGATAAAGTGAGAATGGGGCAAATACGCTTTCTTAATACATATATTTTACATGTTCTCTAGAGTAGGAGTGTGgcacctatggccctccagatgttggataacaactcctataatccctgaccattggctgcgctgactagggctgatgggagttgggagtccaacaactggaATGCTACAGGCTACTCATTCTTgccctagagcagtggttctcagagcgtgtggcaggagaggaaagcAAGTATGGCAGGAAAATTAAGGACAAGCAAAGAAGcatttaaatatttcagtgtagtatagtatagtatagcatccacacctctcttcaagagcattggctgTTCTTACACAGTTCTCCACAACATATTGTGAACAGGGgtttttcaactctgacaaatatgaaagatcacaAAAGAGAAAAGCTTATTTGTGTTGATGAGAGTTTGTTTCAAACTAGACCTAATATAAATCAGATTACCTTGAAAAAGCAAACCTACACCTCTCATTGAGTCTCTATATATACTTAACATACATATGTAAGGGGcttgtttaaaattacattttggcaatgaatgattcatgttcttatgtagctgcattgttttaaactttctggatgtcccacgaTCATAATGTGAAGTAGTTGTGTTCTACAGTATGTTATAAATCGTAttactgctaggagttgtttctttttgttttccaacgtATTTTTATTGATAAAACATTCAGTGTGCtgaaagcaaatttttattctgaaagtgtggcccagaggaaaaagtttgagaaccactgccccaGCAACAGTCCTTACTAGCTGGAGCTTATtttcaatttatattttattgaccTTTAAGCTGCACTTTTACATTAACACCTCTGTACAGATCTCTTATCTGGGTCATCTGCAGACCGTCTGCCTCTGTATTCAAGATTTACTTCCTTTCTTCCAGATGCTTGTTGATGAACCATCTTGAGAAGCAACCAACTCACTTAGGCCCCAGCAAGGCTCATGTACTCTTACTCCTCTACTTTCCTCTGTCCTTTCCTCACTTTCCTTATTCTCTATCACATGACAAGGCACAAATGGCTAAGGACCAGAAAGACTCCTAGGTGAGGAATAGGAATAGGAGCCTAGAGACTTATTAGAATTAAGGAAGAATCTAAAGTATCTGTAATACATTTATTCTGGAGCTAGTATTCCCACATGTAGAATAATTTTGCAATATACCTCTACATACAATCCTTTCTATCTTATGTCTGAGGCCCAGGTCACAGCCTTTTCTGTATTCATAGGAGCAGCCTCAGTTCCATCATCCAAGAAAGCTCTCTCAAGATATGTCTGGATGGACTTGTCGCCAACCTCTCCTTTTGTTGTATATCCAACAAAAAGGTATACAAAAGGGTTTCCACTGCTGTCTATGGAATCAAGAAAATGTAAGATTAAAAAGAGCACTGGTACATGTATGGTTGGAACCCAACGTGCCATGATATCAACGATCCTCACAGAAGCAGCAAACAGAATAAACAGGAGAACTGTAGCCACAATGGTGATGTCCAGCTTTGCCGGAGGCGTTTGCTCTGATGTCCTCAGCATTCTGATCAGAAGGATCAAagtggaaaagaccatgatgggAAGACAAACCAGGAGGTTGAATATCACTCTGAACATTTTTGAAGGCTCACAACTCGCGTTCTTTTCGTTGACCGTGGACTCAAATTGTAGATAGCAGGCACAATACAATACCAGTGACATCAGGCCGGATAGAACCCATAAAACAGTGCACATAATTTCAGAGAGATACTTTGGCCGGCTAGCTTGATACCAAACTGGGTAAAAGACCATGAGGTATCTTTCAGCAGCGATAGCTGTAAGCAGATAGGTGCTGGCATTGAATCCAAACGAATGCACCAACTCCACTATATGTAAATGGTATATGCTGATTGGAAcagatttcaaaaataaaacGAAAGCTGTTACATAGTAGGAGAGTACAGTAAGATCAGCAACTGCCATGTTCATAAAATACACAGTGAAGTTAGTTTTCTGAATCCTGCTCCAAAGAAGCCAGAATACAATTGCATTGCCAAGTAATCCTAAAGCACAAATTGGAATAGTTATTATCATAATTGTTCTTTGCATGGTGTATCCAGTATCCAGTTGTCCTGCGGGGTTTTTGACACCACCAATAGTGTGGAAAGACAAGGAATATGACTCTGCCATCTTGGGACTGTTAATGTATGAAGCAATTCTTTTCAACCTGCCAAAAATCAAACACAAATGGTCATTATTATGGTGTTCTGAAGTAGTGATAGAGGTAGGAAACCTTCAAGGCAAGgatgtttgcattaaaatgttccACTTGCCAACTTGGAATTTTCTCCCATGGCTTGCTTCTACATACTGGACTTTGTGTCTTTCTTTAGAGAGCACGGGCTTACAAAAACTGGTATGGCCTTTCATTAGTTTCTGCAGTAAAACCCTAGCATGCATAACTCATCCAAATGAAACAGCCTtgcacaacctggtgccctccaaacattttgactgcaacttccatcatccctgtccactggccatgctggatggggctcatgggagttataataaggtgcacagcctgggagtcattttggactcacagctgtccatggaggcaaagtcaattctgtgtccagggcagctgtctaccagctccatcagtatgcaggctgagaccctacctacccatggactgtcttgccagagtgttGCATACTTTAGTTATCTCCCActaggactactgcaatgcactctgcgtggacctacctttgaaggtgacctggaaactacaactaatccagaatgcagcagccagactggtgatgAGGAGCGGACGCTGAgatcatataacactggtcttgaaagaccttacattggctcccagtacatttccaagcacaattcaaagtgttggtgttgacctctaaagccctaaacagccttggcccagtatacctgaagtagcgtctccacttccatcattcagcccggacactgaggtccagctctgagggcctactggcagttccctccctgtgagaagtgaggttgcagagaaccaggcaaagggccttctcggtagtggcacctgccctgtggaacgccttcccttcAGACGTCAAGAAaacaaacaactatttgacttttagaagacatctgcaggcagccctgtttagggaagttttgaatgtctgatgctttattgtatttttaatattttgttggaagccgcccagagtggctgtggaaacccagccagatggacagggtgaaaatatatcatcatcatcatcatcatcatcatcattaaaaataGCAGGCgggcatcaggttgaggaaggctgtcaTTGATTATTATTTCCTGGAGGTGCCcctgtttaaaatataacatTGCTACTTTTCTCACTTCAGATGGCGTCTTCTATTGTGAAGTAAATTGTTGCATGGACAACTATAAAAAAACCAGAAAATAGTCACAACACCAGCACATTTTGCCTATATAGCCCTACTGCATGGAAATATTTGATATCAAATGTTGGAAAACAATGAAATAGGCGTAATTATCTTAGCCTAAGATTATCAGTTTCACACAAACCCATTTTCTCCTAAATACTAGCATCCTGCAATAAATAGCTGCAATAAAACACAATGTATCTTACTTGGTAACTAGACTGGGCAACTTTATTAGCATGTACCAAATTTGGAATTCAGTTTTTatgtaataaaattattgtgaAAGAAGCAATGAGTTAATGGGAATATCAAAATATAATACTGCTTTGGTTTGACATGCAGCCTGAGGGACTCATGTGACCCTCAATGTCTTTTTTTGGCAGCCCAGATTTTAAACCGGATTAAGGACTTCtatgggaagggaggaagagagagaaaagtaaagGGGGAATTCCTGGTAATTTGGGATCCAAGCAACTGTTTTTTTGTCTGAGCAACGACAGAATATGTTTTTTAAGCGATTATTTCAGGGCATTTTGGAATGCCTTCATGACTTGGGAATAGGTATTTACTACCTGTCCATCACTTTATATGAAAGCAGTTATGCTTCTCTCTTGAAAACATGAACGGTATGCCATATTTTCCCGCCAGACAGCTAAAATATACTTCCCATGCCATCCTTAAATCCTCACGAACCCTTCTTTTTGTGCAGCAGGTTTGTTAGTGACAGTATTTGGCAGGAGGCAACATTCCTTCAAAGGACCCAGTGTCTTGGTTTCCACAGCCTAACTTTTAAATCCTCTGttaattttgcttttatttatgatTTGGGAACATGGGCATGCTGCTCTTTGCTTAATGGCGAATGAATGTCAGCAGGGCACCCGAGGACAACCCCTACTCAGGatcaaaacaggagaagaatgaGGGAAGAGGATGTGACACCATCAGCTCTAAGACTTCAGCTCTATGTCTGACTTTCCAGAAGGTATATCTTTCTGAGTGGTCATGGTTTTATGTTCTCCTGGACCAGAAATACCTCTTAGACTAAGGGCAAGACCAGTAGACTGAAGCAACTCCATCCCAGTGAAGCAAAAGTCTGGGCAATGTCTCTAACTATTGTGAAGTAATAGATGATTGAACTGAGGGGCCTGCTCATATTTGACTGTTAAGACTGGTGGTCTAGAAATCTGTGCCCCAGACTAGAAATGTGCCTTCTAAAGTATTTATCTCCCTATGCCAGTGAACTGGAAATAAATGTTAACCTTCTTTCTGTAGAGAAGGCTTCAGAGGCAAGTGACTGATGGAAATAAGACACCCTCACTTTGCTTTTGTTTCCCTCATCCCTCCATTTCCACTCAAGGTACAGCAGTGATCTGTTCGACACTGTGCTCCTTAAAAATGCTCCTCTATTATGCCTTTCAAACAGACGCATGTGAGTAATGAAACTCTTGGcctttcttttaataaaattaGTAAGAGCAGTTGCAAGACAGAAATCTGAATACTACCGTGATCGCTCTCCAGTTTTCTTTTCAACTTCCTGTGTTCATGCTTCTGTCCTTCCTAAAACTGAACTGCTGCAAATGTATGGCCCACCTCAGTATGATGATGATGGGCACCCTATGTAACAAACAATATGAGATTTTCATGACCTCACAAAAACTGTTAGCTGCAGTATTGTGAAGATCACAATATCATTACACTGGATCCAGCTTCCTGCTCTGGTTTCAGATGGAGACTGTCTTGATCAGCCTGGtagatgatgattatgataattATAGATAACCTGCTCTTGGGCAAAGATGGAGATAGATCCCCCCTGGTCCTCTCAGCATAGTTTCTTCTAGCATCTCATTGTGGTTCTGCTGGTGGGAAGATACTTGAAAGTGgtgataataattttaataataagtGGTTTTCACAGCCAATATGGTACTATGCTACTGCTTTCCATGCTAGAACTCTCATATGTGGCTTTACAAAGTTACAACCAGGGCCTTTTCTCAGTCAAAACTCACCGGAACTCATTtcaggcacctctcaggtgggcaccattgccattataagagaataagggaggcattcattgtgagttctggaacctctttttctagaaaaatagcactggttacaaCTCTCAATATCTTCAGCTGTTAATGCTTCTTAATACCTCTCTgatattaataaataatgataacatGAAGCCACAGGGTGATGTCATCCAGTGATTTCTAGCACCACATAATCACCTGTACCCCTTTCTAAAGACAAAGCAACTGGGTCACTGTTTTGTACGCTCTGGAAATCTCTTGAAATGACTATGAGGACACTATTCAACTAAAGAAAATGCATGAGTGGACACCTTCAGCTCACATACAGGGACTTTCCTCTATATTTTCTACCATCCATGTCCTGCAGTGCCCACAAATCCAATCCTgaaagttggggggtggggaacaccaGAACAAACTCAAGGTTTATGGGGGGAGAATGTTCAATTGTGCAGAGAGAGGGAAAACTTGCACTGGCAGAATGTTGGCCTTAGCACTAGGTTGAATACAACCTCTAGAATGCACTCTGTGTGCCTTTTACGACAGCTCAGAAATGCCAATTTGTTCTGAATGTAGCAGCCTGGCTTTACTATTTATTGTACTAGCTGCAAAATATCCTCTTTACACTGATTTTGTATTTACTTTGTTGGTAACCAATATGCTTCTAGGCAAATACAATTCATTTTAACTTCCAGTGCCCCAAATGATCTCATACTAGATATAGAATAGAATACAATCTCTTCCCTGAAGTCTATGAGTTGAGATCTGTTTGAGAGCTGTTATTTCAACTGCTGCTCCACCTGGTGCTTGATTAACAACTACTTGAAATACAGCTCTGGGTGTATTTTTTTGGTGGCACCCGTACAGTACCGTAGAATTTGCTCCCTAAGAAAATTTGTCTACTGTGAGGAAACAGGTTCaggataataatgatgatgatgatgatgatgatgatgatgatgattattattattattattattattattatttgtaccccgcccatctggctgggtctccccagccactctgggtggcttccaccaaacattaaagtacatttaataaaatatcacagtttaaaaactttcctaaacagggctgccttcaggtattttctgaatgtcaggtagttgtttattcccttgacttctgatgggagggcgggcgccactaccgagaaggccctctgcctggttccctgtagttttgcttctcgcagtgagggaaccgacagaaggccctcggcgctggatctcagtgtccgggctgaatgatgggggtggagacgctctttcaggtatataggaccgaggccgtttagggctttaaaggtcagcaccaacactttgaattgtgctcagaaacgtactggaagccaatgtagacctctcaggaccggtgttatgtggtcccggcggccactcccagtcaccagtctagctgccgcattctggattaattgcagtttccggttcaccttcaaaggtagccccacatagagcgcattgcagtagtccaagcgggagatgtTAAGAGGTATGTCCTCTGCCAAGTGTTCTTATTGCTTTTGTTCACTATAGATTGACTCTAGACTTAGTCATGCTTCAAGAAGATGCAGGTTATACTGTTATATGTAAATTGCCAAATTAAGTGAGAGTGAAGTCAGAAATGGAACAGTTCTCTGTTGGGTTAGAAATCCTTTACTGAACACTGGCACAATAAGGTGCATTCATCTACAGACTGTTGTAAATATGCTCATATGTAACACAATACATTTGTAATAAGATTGGTTAGGTGTATGTTTAATGTATATAATGAAATAcgaattttaaaaataagttcaGTCACATTactagagcagagatggggaacctgtggcctcccaaAGGCTGCTGGATTCCAACACTCATCATCAGCCCCCAGCCCACATGAGCAATGTTCACTGAACCTGTGTTTGTTGTGCCACCACCTCTTCTGTCTCATCCTTCCAGGATCGATGAAACACGGCAGAGAATGTCTCCTGAGACCTCTGCTGTTTTCGTCTTCCAACAAGGAAGTACACAAAAGGATTAATACTGCCATTGATTACATTAAGAATGCAGGAAATATTAAAGAAAGCCCCGTTTAGTTCTTTTTCTGGATGCCAGTATACTACAAAGGCTGAGATCCTGAGTGGCAATGCAAAGATGAGGAAGAGGACAACTGTGATAACAATGGTAAGGGAAAGTCGTGCTGAAGATCTTCGCCATACTTTGACCAACAGGCTCAGACTGCAAAGGACTATTATTGgaataaaaatcacaaaaattGTGAGAAGGAATAGATTTGCTATGGCATGCTTTCTGTAACATGGTTCTTCAGATGAAAAATAAGCTTGCCAGCAGGTGAAATATTCTACCCCAGTCACCACACAGGAGAAGAGCCATAGAAGAGCACATAATATGGCCGAGAGATGTTCTGGCCGATTACTATGGTACCAGAATGGGTAAAAAGCACCAAGACACCTCTCGATGCTAATGACTGTTAATAGGAAAAAACTGGTGTTGTAGCCAAAAAGAGCCAAGATATCAATTACAGGATATAGGTAGTTCTCAAAAGTGAGTTCACCCCATATAATCATACTGAAAACAATGTATATCGTGTAAGAGATGAGTACTGTGAAATCTGCAATTGCCAGGTTCAGTATATATACGGTGTATGTATTCCGTTTGATTCCACAACAACAGAGAAACCGGAAAATGGCTCCGTTGCTGATTAGTCCCAAAATGAGGACAGGCGTAGAAATAAAGGTCACAATGGTGATGATGACTTCATCTCTGGCAGTGCCACTTTGTGTCTCATTATCAGTATGATTAGAAAAGGACCTTGTCTCTGTAatcagagtgctgttgcacccaggtgCTGCTTGTGTTGGCATCTggctgggcactgtgagaacacaatATTGAATTAAATGAGCCTTTGGATTGGTTCTTATCAGGACACTTCCCAAATGTTCAAGAATGCTGTCTTCCctgtaaaaaaatgaaaataattccaTTATTAGTTTGCTCAGTATTAGTTCTGCAGATGGGCATTTCCAAGTGTTCATATTAAGCAAGGAAAATACACATGGGAATaatatagagagccagtgtggtgtagtggttaagagcggtagactcgtaatctggtgaaccgggttcgtgtctccactcctccacatgcagctgctgggtgaccttgggctagtcacacttctttgaagtctctcagccccactcacctcacagagtgtttgttgtgggggaggaagggaaaggagaatgttagccgctttgagactccttcgggtagtgaaaagcgggatatcaaatccaaactcttcttcttcttcttcttctttttcttcttccctaaaAGTATGGAGGAGAAAAGTCCTCATAGATATAAGGCCAATTTAAGAGGCTTCACCAATGCTGCTTTTATAAAGGAAGAGCCCATGACTCGGAGGAAGTGGCAGAACATATGCTTTACCTACAAAACGTCTCTGGTTCAATTATTGACATCTCCAAGCAGAGGGGAAGGAGTATGGCAACCCTCACATTATTTTACTTTAGTTCAATATTCAGAAGATAAACGAGGTGTATTTTTGGAATACAAAGGAAATGTCTAGCTTATCAACAAGGAGTGATGTGGGGACAATATATTGAGAAAATTTTAAAATGAAGCAGTGCCAGCCCATGTCATTTTCTTGGTACAAAACACAAATGGTCCCCATCCACTCTCTGCCAGGACCAACACTTTAGCAAGCATTGTTGCACCATTCAGACTGGAATGCCTGACTCTATCTGCCTACTTTTATGGTGCCCTGAAACAGCTTGCTTTACCTTGCTGTATGGCAAGTCCAGTCCTGGAAACAAGTCTATTTAAGGTGAAGTGGGAGAGTCATCAAGCAGGAATGAGCCAACATTTTACAAAGAACATTTTACAAAgaaggccttccagatgttgcaggactacaactcccatcatccataaccaCTAGTCATTCTGGCTAGGGCCATAAGTTAGCCAACCCTGGACTTTAAAAGAATGAAACCCTGTAAACAAAGATAAGATTGCTTGCACTTAACATGGATTTCACCGCTGCCCCCCTTCACATTGGTTTCATGAGTATGAAAATCTACTATATCTTT
Above is a window of Lacerta agilis isolate rLacAgi1 chromosome 3, rLacAgi1.pri, whole genome shotgun sequence DNA encoding:
- the LOC117043906 gene encoding proto-oncogene Mas-like, with protein sequence MAESYSLSFHTIGGVKNPAGQLDTGYTMQRTIMIITIPICALGLLGNAIVFWLLWSRIQKTNFTVYFMNMAVADLTVLSYYVTAFVLFLKSVPISIYHLHIVELVHSFGFNASTYLLTAIAAERYLMVFYPVWYQASRPKYLSEIMCTVLWVLSGLMSLVLYCACYLQFESTVNEKNASCEPSKMFRVIFNLLVCLPIMVFSTLILLIRMLRTSEQTPPAKLDITIVATVLLFILFAASVRIVDIMARWVPTIHVPVLFLILHFLDSIDSSGNPFVYLFVGYTTKGEVGDKSIQTYLERAFLDDGTEAAPMNTEKAVTWASDIR
- the LOC117044621 gene encoding proto-oncogene Mas-like, with translation MPTQAAPGCNSTLITETRSFSNHTDNETQSGTARDEVIITIVTFISTPVLILGLISNGAIFRFLCCCGIKRNTYTVYILNLAIADFTVLISYTIYIVFSMIIWGELTFENYLYPVIDILALFGYNTSFFLLTVISIERCLGAFYPFWYHSNRPEHLSAILCALLWLFSCVVTGVEYFTCWQAYFSSEEPCYRKHAIANLFLLTIFVIFIPIIVLCSLSLLVKVWRRSSARLSLTIVITVVLFLIFALPLRISAFVVYWHPEKELNGAFFNISCILNVINGSINPFVYFLVGRRKQQRSQETFSAVFHRSWKDETEEVVAQQTQVQ